The Flavobacteriales bacterium nucleotide sequence TTACGATTTTGTCGTCATCGACTGTGCTCCATCCCTAGGACTCATCACATTGAATGCCCTTACCGCTGCCAACTCGGTGATCGTGCCCATACAATGTGAGTATTTTGCTTTGGAGGGGCTGGGCAAACTCCTTAACACCATCAAGAGCGTTCAAAGATTACACAATCCCGATCTCGATATCGAAGGTTTGCTCTTGACCATGTACGATTCACGACTTCGCTTAAGCAATCAAGTCGTTGAAGAGGTGAAAACGCATTTTCAGACCATGGTTTTCGACACCATCGTTCAGCGAAATGTGCGCTTGGGCGAGGCTCCGAGCTATGGTGAATCCATCATCACTTACGACGCCGGAAGTACAGGTGCCGTGAACTACTTAAATTTGGCCCGCGAATTCCTCGAGAAGAACGAAAATTGGAGTGAGGAGCGATTGGAAAAAACGGAAGGATAATGGCTAAAAAACAAGCTTTGGGTCGAGGCCTGTCGGCATTGCTTTCAGAACCTGATAGCGATCTGCAGAAAAACGAGACCCACAAGAAGGAAATATTGGGCGGCATAGCAGAGCTCAGCCTAGAGGAGATTCATCAAAACCCTTTTCAACCTCGGACGAATATCAATACCGAACAGCTCGAAGAGCTCGCGGCCTCTATCGTTCAGCTCGGGGTCATACAACCCGTGACCGTCCGAAGGGTAAAGAAAGAACACTACGAACTCATCGCCGGTCAACGTCGCTACCTCGCCGCACAAATGGCCGGACTCCACACTATACCGGCCTATGTGAGACTGGCGAACGACCAGGCCATGCTCGAACTCGCCCTGGTCGAGAACATTCAGCGACAAGAGATGGATCCCATCGAGATCGCTCTTTCGTACCAGCGACTCATCGACGAATGCCGGCTCACCCAAGAAGAAATGAGCAACCGCGTGGGTAAGAAGCGCTCGACCATCACGAACTACTTGCGCCTTCTCAAGTTGAACGACCTCATCCAGGCCGGCCTTCGCGACAACATGATCAGCATGGGACATGCACGTGCCCTCATCAATATCGACGATAAAGATGCACAGCTCTTCCTATACGAAGGGATCATTGCGCGACGTTTATCCGTACGAGAGGTCGAGCAGCGCGTTAAACAGCTTAAGGATAGCAGCCCCGCCAAAAAGAAAAGCGGTACTCCACTGCCTTTCGCCTACCAGCGCGTGAATGACGATTTGAGCAAACGATTCAAGGCCAAAACCGAAATTCAAAGAAATCGGTACGGCCGAGGAAAGATCATTTTTCATTTCGCTTCTGACGAAGAGCTCGACCGCATCGCCGAGCTATTGAATAACGAATGACAAACCCTAAGGGCCCATATTTATTGGCTTTCACTTGCTTGCTGTTGGTTTTTTCGGCCTGCGGCCAGAATGATTCCTTGTGGCGTCCCGTTCAAAATGATTCCATGCGGTTGGTCACCGCCAATGAACTCAG carries:
- a CDS encoding ParA family protein; this translates as MGKIVAIANQKGGVGKTTTAVNLAACLGVLEKRVLLVDADPQANATSAMGFDPKNSLVGTYQVLEHEVKASEAIMQTESPNVDLMAAHLDLVGVEIELVDKDNREKMLQKSLNEIKDDYDFVVIDCAPSLGLITLNALTAANSVIVPIQCEYFALEGLGKLLNTIKSVQRLHNPDLDIEGLLLTMYDSRLRLSNQVVEEVKTHFQTMVFDTIVQRNVRLGEAPSYGESIITYDAGSTGAVNYLNLAREFLEKNENWSEERLEKTEG
- a CDS encoding ParB/RepB/Spo0J family partition protein — encoded protein: MAKKQALGRGLSALLSEPDSDLQKNETHKKEILGGIAELSLEEIHQNPFQPRTNINTEQLEELAASIVQLGVIQPVTVRRVKKEHYELIAGQRRYLAAQMAGLHTIPAYVRLANDQAMLELALVENIQRQEMDPIEIALSYQRLIDECRLTQEEMSNRVGKKRSTITNYLRLLKLNDLIQAGLRDNMISMGHARALINIDDKDAQLFLYEGIIARRLSVREVEQRVKQLKDSSPAKKKSGTPLPFAYQRVNDDLSKRFKAKTEIQRNRYGRGKIIFHFASDEELDRIAELLNNE